The sequence GTATGACGGTTCTGGCTCTGAATATGGCCGGGCGATACAACGGCGTGAGCAGACTGCATGGCGAAGTGTCGCGCAAAATGTGGAGTTGGCTCTGGCCCAAAAAAGACGTGAAGGAAGTACCCATCATCCCCATCACCAATGGTATTCACACTGAAACCTGGCTGGCCCCGGAGTTGAAAGCGCTTTTTGACAAATACCTGGCAGAAAATTGGACGTTACGTATTGATGACCAGGCCATGTGGGATGGCATCACCCGGATCCCCGATGAAGAATTGTGGGCCGTCATGAACCAACTACGCCTTAAGCTGATTGATTTTGTGCGGCTGCGCACCCGGCAGCGGTTGCAGCGCCTGGGGCGTCACCCCGATGAAATTCAGGCCACGGACCGTTTATTGAACCCCAAGTCGCTCACTATTGGCTTTGCCCGCCGCTTTGCCACCTACAAACGGGCCACCCTGCTTTTTCACGACGTTGAACGTTTGAAGCGCATTGTTTATGGAGATGATGTCCAACCCGTGCAATTCATTTTTGCCGGCAAAGCCCACCCCCGCGATGAACCGGGTAAAGATTTCATCCGTGAAGTTTACCATCGTTCCCACGAGGCAGGGCTGGCCGGACATCTCATCTTTGTAGAGGATTATGATATGAATGTGGCCCGGCACATGGTGGCCGGCGCGGATGTGTGGCTCAATACGCCCCGCCGCCCCATGGAGGCCAGCGGCACCAGCGGCCAAAAAGCGGGACTAAATGGTTGTCCCAATCTCTCTATTTTGGATGGCTGGTGGGCCGAAGGCTTCAATGGCAAAAATGGTTGGGCCATTGGCGACCCCCACGCCGAATACGAGAACGAACAAGCCCAAAATCACGCCGACGCTACCGCCCTATACGAGCTGCTGGAAAATGAAGTGGTGCCCTGCTTTTACTACCAACGCGACGCCAGAGGAATACCCCCTCAATGGATCCAAATGGTCAAAGAAACCATCCGTACGGTTGCGCCTCAATTCAGCATGTCGCGCATGGTTAAGGAGTACACCGATAAGTTGTATATGCCCTGTATGGAATGAACGTGAAGCCTTCTATAGCTCATCTGTATCCAAAATAATGGTTACCGGCCCATCGTTTTCTATATTGACCCGCATGTGAGCGCCAAACATGCCGGTTGCCACTTTTTTAACCGCCAGCTCTTTTAAATAATCAACAAACAGGGCCAGCAAAGGTTCCGCAATTTCAGGGGGAGCCGCCCGGGTAAAACTGGGCCGCCGCCCCTTTTTTGCATCGGCAAACAGGGTAAATTGCGACACTACCAGCATCTCGGCCCCGGTGTCCAGGGCAGATAAATTCATTTTGCCCTGGCTGTCCTCAAAGACGCGCAAGTGCGCTGTTTTTTCGGCCAATTTTTTGGCTTCATCCGGCCCATCTGTATGCGTTACCCCCAACAAAATAACATACCCTGGCCCTATTTCTCCCAACACTTTATCCGCCACAGTTACCCGGCCACGTTGAACCCGTTGTAAGATAGCGCGCATAAGTTTTAGCCTTTCCTGGGATAATTTGTCTCAAATGCTGCGTAAAGTTAAACACAGCTCTGCAAAACTCCTGGTATTATAGTCAGGTTGACCATTAATCGTAAACACGTTATCATAATCAAGTATG is a genomic window of Anaerolineae bacterium containing:
- a CDS encoding D-tyrosyl-tRNA(Tyr) deacylase — translated: MRAILQRVQRGRVTVADKVLGEIGPGYVILLGVTHTDGPDEAKKLAEKTAHLRVFEDSQGKMNLSALDTGAEMLVVSQFTLFADAKKGRRPSFTRAAPPEIAEPLLALFVDYLKELAVKKVATGMFGAHMRVNIENDGPVTIILDTDEL